AATGTTAAGCTTGAAAAAGATACTGGAAGTCATTTACTATATAAAAAATTATAAAATTAGAGCTAGAGTTCATTCTCTAGCTCCACTTTTTTTGGTATAATATAATTTAGATATTTTTAAATGAAGGGGATGAGACTTTTGAACTATGTGATAATAGACCTGGAATTCAACAATATGAGAGAGATAACTGAAAGCTACCCTTCATTCTATGAAGAGAATCCTGAAGTTTTAGAGTATAAGTGTCCAAATGAAATTATAGAAATTGGAGCAATAAAGCTTAGCAGAACTATGAAGGAGCTGGCAAGATTTAAAGTCTATGTAAAGCCTTCCATATATAAAGTTTTAAATCCTAAAATATGTGAAATGACAGGTATAAAGGAAGAGGATTTAAAGGAAGGTGTAAGCTTTAAGGAAGCGCTGGAGGGCCTGGCTGGTTTTGTAGAAGAAGATTCTATAATATGCTCCTGGGCTAAGGATGATATTGCAGAACTTATTAGAAATGCAGATTATCATAACTGCAGCTCAATGGATTGGCTTAAAGAGTACATAGATTTACAGGAGTACTGCACTAAGGTTTTAGCCGAGAAAAAGTCTATAAGCCTTAAGAATGCCTTAAACAGGCTCAGGGTTAAGGTTTTTGAACAGGAGCTTCATGATGCTTTAAACGATGCCGTTTATACTGCGGAGGTTTTTAGAAGAATATATAATGACAGAGCAGTAAAAAGCTTTATAATTAAAGATATAATCAATATGCCTTCTATTATGATAAGAGATTATAAGGATTTTACTCTTGAAGAGAGCAAAACTGAGCTTAAATGTCCTAAGTGTGGATACGAGATTGACCTTGAATATCCTCTTAAGCTTTTTAAGTGGAGATTTATAGGACTTGGAAACTGCGAAAGATGCAACAGCAAGATACTTCAAAAGGTAGTAGTAAAGCAAACTTTGGCTGGGGACAAGGTGTATATAAACAACAATAGACTGTTAAATGATAAAGAGTACATTGAGTTGGTGGACAGGTTTAATCACAATAAGCTCATAGATTAGACAAAAGAGGTGAAATCAATGCAGCTAGACGCAGCACAACACAGAATAGTTAAAAGCAAGCCAGTACCTATTAGCTTGCTTAAGGGAAGCAGCAGCACAGGTAAGACTACAACTGCAGTATACAGGACTCTTTACCTTAAGAATAATTACTGTCTGTATGATGATGATAAAATACTTATTATTGCTAAGGACAGTACAAATAGAGACTATATAAGAGAACTGTATAACAGGCTGGAGGACGACACAAAGAATGACTACATAACTTTGTTTAGTAATGCAGTTGATAGAGTGGAAATATATACTCTAGGAGATATAATTAACAGATACTATTTTGAATACACAAATACGAATAAGAATTGGTTTAAAATAATTCACGAACAAGCTGAAAGGCTTGAAATAGTAGGAGAATGTGCCGAAGAGCTTAGAACTAAGCATGGAAAAGCTAAAATAATTAATGAAAACTACTTAAAGTTTTTAAAAGAAGAACTAGAGTGGATAAAGGCTTGCGGCTATAACAGCCTGGAGGCTTATCAAGAGGCTGATAGAATTGGTAGAAAGAGCAAAAAAGGTGAGGGACCAGCAAGACTTTTAAAGAATTCAAAGGATAGAGAAATTATATTTGAGCTTTTAGGTATGTATAATTCAAAGCTTCAGGAGAGAGGTATTTTAGATTGTGAGGATATCTCTCACATAGCACTTATGCAGGCTAAACACACTTTTATGGACAAATTCACTCATATATTAGTGGATGAAGGCCAGGAGCTTTCAAAAACACAAATAGATTTTATTAGAGCTTTGTCAAGTAATAAGTCCTATTCCAGCCTTATGTTTATAATAGATAAAATTGATAATAACAATTCCAAGGCATGGATTTCAAAAGGAAGAAAGCAGGCAGCTCTAAAATTTAATGCTTCTATAAAGAATTATTTATTGAAGAAAACGTATGAAGCAGATTTATCAAGAGGAGAAGCGGCAGTGATGGAAGCACCAAAGATAACAGAATTAGAAGCAAAAGTTGATATAGAAGAAAACTCCATGGACAGCTTTGAATATTTTGACTTGAGACACCATAGAAAATATGATTTTAAAAGAGATTCCAGCAGAATAACAGATGTAGTTTTAGAGGAAGAAAGCTTGGCATTAGACGAGCTTAAGCAGGTTCCCGTATACAGCGATATAGCAGCTGGAGAACCAATTATGATGAGCAGCGAACTTGAAGCAGAGTTCTACCTTCCAGGATACTGGGTTAAAGGAGTTAAAGATTTATTTATTCTAAAGGTTAAAGGTGACAGTATGATAGGCGCAAATATTTTTGATGGTGACCAGGTTGTAATAAGACAGCAGCATACAGCACAAAACGGAGATATTGTAGCCGTAGACCTTGAAGGCAGCGCAACTTTAAAAAGGCTGAGCCTTAAGAAAAATGTTCCAATTTTAATGCCTGAAAACGACAAATACGATCCAATTCATCTTCATGACAGAGAAGCAACCATACTTGGTATAGCGATGGGAGTTATAAAAAGAGTTAGCAATTAGTCAACCTTAGAAAAGCCACAGATTTTAGTGTTGTTCGTTTGTTCCAGCAAAGCGAGTTTTACGAAAACACTTGATTTGTGGCTTTTCTAAGCTTAGAACTACTAGCGCTGCGGCTAGCTCAGGAAAGCATATTTTTTATATTGCAGCGGTAATTTTCCTTCATATTTATACTTTAGCAATTGTTCACTGCATAGAGTGTCCTATTTCTGTGTTCTAACATATGATGGTAATAAACACTATTGTATTACAGGAGCACATAGATGAGATATTTAGAAGTGAAATATTCGCCCCCACTAAAAGGTACAGTTAAGATTCCTGGCTCGAAGAACAGTTCATTGGCTCTACTACCTGCCTGCTGCCTGGCAGACGAACCGATTATACTTAAAAACGTTCCTTTTATTCTAGACATTAAAAAGGTTTTTGAAATAAGCAAGGATATTGGGCTTTCAATTGCCAAAAAAGAAGATAATTTGATATTAGACCCTACAAGATTAAAAAATGCAAATATTGATCCTCAAAAAGCCTCATCCTTTAGGGCTTCTTATTATTTTGTAGGTGCACTTCTTCATAAATTTAAAAAAGTCTCTATTGGATATCCTGGTGGAGATAATTTTGGCTACAGACCTATAGACCAGCATATAAGCGGATTAAAAGCCTTAGGAGCTAAATTCACATTTTATACAAATCACTACACAGTAGAGGCAGAGGAACTTAAGGGTGCTGAAATACATTTTGAAAAATTAAGCTTTGGGGCCACAGTAAATGTTATACTGGCAGCTGTTAAAGCAAAAGGAAGTACAGTGCTTTACAACGCGGCCAGAGATCCTGAAATTGAAGACTTGGCAAATTTATTAAACAAGATGGGTGCCATTATAAAAGGCGCAGGAAGCGACACAATATATATTGAAGGTGTAACCAGCTTAAAAAGCTGTATACATTCTGTGCTTCCTGATAGGCTTATTGCAGGTGCATTTTTAATGGCTGCTGGAGCAACAGGCGGAAGAATAACGCTAAAAAACGTAGTTCCAGAGCATTTAAGCTCCTGTATAGAAAAACTTCGAGAAGCAGGCATGACCATAAACTGCGGCTACGACAGCATAACTGGAAGCGTACACAGCAAGCTTCATGGAATCAATGTGGAAGCTGGTATGTACCCTGAATTTGCTACAGACTTTCAGCAGCCTATGACAGCTATGCTGATTCAAGCTTATGGAGAGAGTACAGTGATAGACAAGGTTTATCCTGGAAGATTCAATCACTGCAGAGAGCTTAACAAGCTTGGCGCAAGAATTAAAATTGAAGATAACAAGGCTGTAATTCCTGGAAAAAGATTTTTAGTTGGAGACTGGGTTAAGGCAACAGATGTAAGAGCAGGCATTTGTCTTTTGCTTGCAGGATTAACTGCTGAGGGAACAACTTATATTACAGGGATAGAACATATCGAGAGAGGCTATGAAAATTTTATTAAAGACTTTACTTCTCTTGGTGCAGATATAATGCTTTACGATAGTGATGCAAAAAGAAAATAAAAATTAACAATTATGTTTTTAAAAACTAATTAAGAAAAAAGTTAGCTAGCTTGCCTATAATTCTATAGAGTATTATTTAAAAAAAAGCGCAAATTAATAGTACAAAGCAACACCAAATAACAAAATTACAAATAAACAAAAAAGGGAGGAATTAATTATGGCAAGCAGAAATAACAGAGTTTTAGTACCACAAGCTAAGGCAGGATTAGATAGATTTAAGATGGAAGCAGCTAGAGAAGTAGGAGTTAACCTTAAGGAAGGCTACAATGGAGACTTAACTTCAAGAGAAGCTGGATCAATAGGCGGACAAATGGTTAAGAGAATGGTTGAAGCTTACGAAAAGAACCTATAATCTACTTATAGCTTGAAGGCTAATAGTATAAAACTCCATATTATAAGGGAAGAGCTGAAGCCCAAGGGTTTCGGCTCTTTTTTAACGGAAGGGTGATTAAAGTGAATAACAATCAAGTAGCACCTCATGAAATACTTGAATTGCATGAACTTTTAAATTTAAACATATTAGGAGCCAAGAAGCTAAGCGCTAGTTCTTCTATGGTTCAAGACCAAGAGCTTAAAAAGCTTATGCAAAATAGCCTTAATGGAAAGAAAGCTAAGATACAGGAGCTTCAAAATTTTATTAACAGTCAATTAGGCTCACAGCTTAATTCTCAAGGTAATAATCAAAACGGCAATTCAAACGGCGATCAATCTGGGCAGCAATAGGGAGGAGGTTTACAATGTCTTGGTTTAGCAATATTTTAAGTGATGAGGACAACAGCAGCAGCTCCTTAGGGGATAAAGAGATGGCATCGGATATGCTTATGGCATCTAAAGCTGATATTACCGCACTTGCAAAAGCCGTTACTGAAGCGGCTAATCCGCAGCTTAGGCAAATACTTACTAATCAACTTAATTCCTGCATAAACGACCACTTTCAGTTATCGGATTTAGCTATACAAAAGGGCTGGTATAACGCTTTTGCAAGCCCAGGCCAGCAGATAAAACAGGATATGCAGGAAGCGCAAAACCTAATTAATCAAGATCAGCAAAATCAGCAAAGTTAGCTAATATAAAGAATGGAGAGGAAAGCCTCTCCATTTATGCTTCTATGAATTTTATAAGTGGTAGGTTAAGAAGGTTATCTACAAGGCTGCTTGAAACAATATCTATAAGTTCATTGAATTTGTCTGTGCCTAGCATGCTGTCATAGAGGCAGATTGCAAAATTCTTTAAAATATTATTTAAAGCTAGTGAATCACTTTCTCCGCTTTTGCTTAGAGATTCTAAAACTGTTAAGAGAACAGCTTCTCCCTTATCTATAAGCATGTCAATAAATGATTCAGATAAAATATTATCCATAATACCCTTTGAGATAGAAGTTACAAGGGCGTTTCTGCTTTCAGCGGGGAAATAGGATGTAAAATCGGAAACCTTCTTTTTGCCAAAGCTGTCAAGCTGTGCATACAGCATGTTAAGTATATCCATAATGTTCTTTTGGTTATTAAGATAATCATTTATGCCTGCTTTGAACTTTGAAAATATATTTCCAGCATTAACAAACCTTGCGGCCATTGGATTAATTCCACTTAACACATTGTTTATCTGCTCCTGTATCTTATCATCTATTGCCTGGCTATCTAAAAAGCTTTTTAAGCTTTTAACCAAATCATCCTTATGGTTATAAATATATACCTTTATTCCATTTAAAACAGAAGGTGTAATTATGTTTTCTATGCTGCGGTTAGACTCTTCAATGGCTTTTAGGTTGTTTTCAACAAATAAATTTAAGCTGTCTTTAAATTCCTGAGTTTTAAAATTCTTATAAAGATTTA
The genomic region above belongs to Clostridium swellfunianum and contains:
- the lexA gene encoding transcriptional repressor LexA — encoded protein: MQLDAAQHRIVKSKPVPISLLKGSSSTGKTTTAVYRTLYLKNNYCLYDDDKILIIAKDSTNRDYIRELYNRLEDDTKNDYITLFSNAVDRVEIYTLGDIINRYYFEYTNTNKNWFKIIHEQAERLEIVGECAEELRTKHGKAKIINENYLKFLKEELEWIKACGYNSLEAYQEADRIGRKSKKGEGPARLLKNSKDREIIFELLGMYNSKLQERGILDCEDISHIALMQAKHTFMDKFTHILVDEGQELSKTQIDFIRALSSNKSYSSLMFIIDKIDNNNSKAWISKGRKQAALKFNASIKNYLLKKTYEADLSRGEAAVMEAPKITELEAKVDIEENSMDSFEYFDLRHHRKYDFKRDSSRITDVVLEEESLALDELKQVPVYSDIAAGEPIMMSSELEAEFYLPGYWVKGVKDLFILKVKGDSMIGANIFDGDQVVIRQQHTAQNGDIVAVDLEGSATLKRLSLKKNVPILMPENDKYDPIHLHDREATILGIAMGVIKRVSN
- a CDS encoding spore coat protein, yielding MSWFSNILSDEDNSSSSLGDKEMASDMLMASKADITALAKAVTEAANPQLRQILTNQLNSCINDHFQLSDLAIQKGWYNAFASPGQQIKQDMQEAQNLINQDQQNQQS
- the murA gene encoding UDP-N-acetylglucosamine 1-carboxyvinyltransferase yields the protein MRYLEVKYSPPLKGTVKIPGSKNSSLALLPACCLADEPIILKNVPFILDIKKVFEISKDIGLSIAKKEDNLILDPTRLKNANIDPQKASSFRASYYFVGALLHKFKKVSIGYPGGDNFGYRPIDQHISGLKALGAKFTFYTNHYTVEAEELKGAEIHFEKLSFGATVNVILAAVKAKGSTVLYNAARDPEIEDLANLLNKMGAIIKGAGSDTIYIEGVTSLKSCIHSVLPDRLIAGAFLMAAGATGGRITLKNVVPEHLSSCIEKLREAGMTINCGYDSITGSVHSKLHGINVEAGMYPEFATDFQQPMTAMLIQAYGESTVIDKVYPGRFNHCRELNKLGARIKIEDNKAVIPGKRFLVGDWVKATDVRAGICLLLAGLTAEGTTYITGIEHIERGYENFIKDFTSLGADIMLYDSDAKRK
- a CDS encoding alpha/beta-type small acid-soluble spore protein; translated protein: MASRNNRVLVPQAKAGLDRFKMEAAREVGVNLKEGYNGDLTSREAGSIGGQMVKRMVEAYEKNL
- a CDS encoding exonuclease domain-containing protein, which encodes MIIDLEFNNMREITESYPSFYEENPEVLEYKCPNEIIEIGAIKLSRTMKELARFKVYVKPSIYKVLNPKICEMTGIKEEDLKEGVSFKEALEGLAGFVEEDSIICSWAKDDIAELIRNADYHNCSSMDWLKEYIDLQEYCTKVLAEKKSISLKNALNRLRVKVFEQELHDALNDAVYTAEVFRRIYNDRAVKSFIIKDIINMPSIMIRDYKDFTLEESKTELKCPKCGYEIDLEYPLKLFKWRFIGLGNCERCNSKILQKVVVKQTLAGDKVYINNNRLLNDKEYIELVDRFNHNKLID